A genomic segment from Sphingopyxis sp. DBS4 encodes:
- a CDS encoding acetaldehyde dehydrogenase (acetylating), with protein sequence MTRVKAAIIGSGNIGTDLMIKMIKYPQNMELVAVVGIDEKSEGLAMARERGVATTHEGLDGLKAMDVYPEIGIVFDATSAYAHKVHDAALRADGKQVVDLTPAAIGPYTIPTVNGEANLDAGNVNMVTCGGQATIPMVAAVSQVATVHYAEIVASVSSRSAGPGTRANIDEFTRTTAGAIEKVGGAAQGKAIIILNPAEPPMIMRDTVFTLSEGADEETIRASVEAMVKKVQTYVPGYRLKQDVQFERFGDNNKLKIPGRGEFTGIKTMILLEVEGAGDYLPSYSGNLDIMTAAAKATGELLAERIRDGKKVVA encoded by the coding sequence ATGACCCGCGTGAAGGCAGCGATCATCGGATCGGGCAATATCGGCACCGACCTGATGATCAAGATGATCAAATATCCGCAGAATATGGAACTGGTGGCGGTCGTCGGCATCGACGAGAAATCCGAAGGGCTCGCCATGGCGCGCGAGCGCGGCGTCGCGACGACGCACGAGGGGCTCGACGGGCTGAAGGCGATGGACGTCTATCCCGAGATCGGCATCGTCTTCGACGCGACCAGCGCCTATGCACACAAGGTGCATGACGCGGCGCTGCGCGCCGACGGCAAGCAGGTCGTCGACCTGACCCCCGCCGCGATCGGCCCCTATACGATCCCCACCGTCAACGGCGAAGCGAACCTCGACGCGGGCAACGTCAATATGGTGACCTGCGGCGGACAAGCCACGATCCCGATGGTCGCCGCGGTCAGCCAGGTGGCGACGGTCCATTATGCCGAGATCGTCGCCTCGGTCTCGTCGCGCTCGGCGGGTCCCGGCACGCGCGCCAACATCGACGAGTTCACCCGCACCACCGCGGGCGCGATCGAGAAGGTCGGCGGCGCGGCGCAGGGCAAGGCGATCATCATCCTCAACCCCGCCGAACCGCCGATGATCATGCGCGACACGGTGTTCACTTTGTCCGAAGGCGCCGACGAAGAGACGATCCGCGCTTCGGTCGAGGCGATGGTGAAGAAGGTGCAGACCTATGTCCCCGGCTATCGCCTGAAGCAGGACGTGCAGTTCGAGCGCTTCGGCGACAACAACAAGCTCAAGATTCCCGGCCGCGGCGAGTTCACCGGCATCAAGACGATGATCCTGCTCGAGGTCGAGGGCGCGGGCGATTATCTGCCGAGCTACTCGGGCAATCTCGACATCATGACCGCGGCGGCGAAGGCGACGGGCGAACTCCTCGCCGAACGCATCCGCGACGGAAAGAAGGTGGTGGCATGA
- a CDS encoding fumarylacetoacetate hydrolase family protein yields the protein MTDVAAHGAELFAALRDRRTLAPLSERDPALTIDDAYAISLAFLARRTAEGERVVGKKIGVTSKAVQEMLGVHQPDFGFLTDAMHVAGDIDIDAHRLIAPRAEAEIAFILKAPLQGPGVTAVDVIAATEAVAPCFEIVDSRIDDWRIGIVDTVADNASCGVFVLGEARRDPRGLDLPGLHVAVAKNGAPLSEGYGHAVQGDPAQAVAWLANTLGAHGVTLDAGDIILSGSLVPLAPAVKGDTFEMILGDGHRTLGQCVARFV from the coding sequence GTGACTGATGTCGCCGCCCATGGCGCCGAGCTGTTCGCCGCGCTGCGTGATCGCCGTACGCTCGCACCGCTCAGCGAGCGCGATCCGGCGCTGACGATCGACGACGCCTATGCGATCAGCCTCGCCTTCCTCGCGCGCCGCACCGCGGAGGGCGAGCGCGTCGTCGGCAAGAAGATCGGCGTCACGTCGAAGGCGGTGCAGGAGATGCTGGGCGTCCATCAACCCGACTTCGGCTTCCTGACCGATGCGATGCACGTCGCGGGCGATATCGACATCGACGCGCACCGGCTGATCGCCCCGCGCGCCGAGGCGGAGATCGCCTTCATCCTGAAAGCGCCGCTGCAAGGCCCCGGCGTCACCGCCGTCGATGTGATCGCCGCGACCGAAGCGGTCGCGCCCTGCTTCGAGATCGTCGACAGCCGCATCGACGACTGGCGGATCGGCATCGTCGACACCGTCGCCGACAATGCCTCATGCGGGGTGTTCGTGCTGGGCGAAGCACGGCGCGACCCGCGCGGGCTCGACCTGCCGGGCCTGCATGTCGCGGTGGCGAAGAACGGCGCGCCGCTGTCCGAGGGCTATGGCCATGCGGTGCAGGGCGATCCGGCGCAGGCGGTCGCCTGGCTCGCCAACACGCTCGGCGCGCACGGCGTCACGCTCGATGCCGGCGACATCATCCTGTCGGGCAGCCTCGTCCCGCTCGCGCCCGCGGTAAAGGGCGACACCTTCGAAATGATACTCGGCGACGGCCACCGCACGCTCGGCCAGTGCGTCGCGCGCTTTGTGTAA
- a CDS encoding alpha/beta fold hydrolase gives MGEFKETTYRVAGGYDIAITETGAGPAVVFIHGSGPGASGLSNFKQNVAAFADAGYRVLLPDMIGYGASSKPEGIDYTLALFTDTLFDALKQAGVAEAVLVGNSLGGGVAVQMALDHPGFATKLVLMAPGCIEELPVYFAMPGIAKMVGDFTSPDFTVEDQKKLVSNLVYDASVITDELVAERYAVARTQPKDVLARMRTPNLAPRLGELPMPILGFWGLNDEFCPASGAQRFLDACPDARFMTFNKVGHWVQVERTEEFNLYALAFLRD, from the coding sequence ATGGGAGAGTTCAAGGAAACGACCTATCGCGTCGCGGGCGGCTATGACATCGCGATCACCGAAACGGGCGCGGGTCCGGCGGTCGTGTTCATTCACGGCAGCGGCCCCGGCGCGTCGGGGCTGTCGAATTTCAAGCAGAATGTCGCGGCCTTCGCGGACGCGGGCTACCGCGTGCTGCTGCCCGACATGATCGGCTATGGCGCGTCGTCGAAGCCCGAGGGGATCGACTATACGCTCGCCCTTTTCACCGACACCTTGTTCGACGCACTGAAACAGGCGGGCGTGGCCGAGGCGGTGCTGGTCGGCAATTCGCTGGGCGGCGGGGTCGCGGTGCAGATGGCGCTCGACCATCCGGGCTTTGCGACCAAGCTGGTGCTGATGGCGCCGGGCTGCATCGAGGAACTGCCCGTCTATTTCGCGATGCCCGGCATCGCCAAGATGGTCGGCGATTTCACCAGCCCCGATTTCACCGTCGAGGATCAGAAGAAGCTCGTCTCCAACCTCGTCTACGATGCATCGGTCATCACCGACGAACTGGTCGCCGAACGCTATGCGGTCGCGCGCACTCAGCCCAAGGACGTGCTCGCACGGATGCGCACCCCCAATCTGGCGCCGCGGCTCGGCGAACTGCCGATGCCGATCCTCGGCTTCTGGGGCCTCAACGACGAATTTTGCCCCGCCTCGGGCGCGCAGCGCTTCCTCGATGCCTGCCCCGATGCGCGCTTCATGACCTTCAACAAGGTCGGCCACTGGGTGCAGGTCGAGCGCACCGAGGAATTCAACCTTTATGCGCTGGCGTTCCTGCGTGACTGA
- a CDS encoding acyl-CoA dehydrogenase family protein has product MATALNQAGESAVPAAEELIERARAMIPTLKARARQTTLDGNVPAETVAEMKEAGFFRILQPKRWGGYEMHPNVFFAVQKALAEGCMSTGWIYGVLGCHPYELALFHDEAQRDVWGDNDGEMLVSSTYQPVGKVEKVEGGFYLSGRWGFSSGSTHCGWVLLGAINFDTDGGPPDMRTFLLPRGDYQVIEGTWDVFGLQGTGSFDILVERVFVPEHRTHRAADGFACANPGQTENDGSLYRLPWAQVFVRSVSTAAFGGARAAVNAAMEIMQSRVSTNTGKASKADPLLHGAIAKAHAQILEMELTHQATFDTLMTKSEKGEPITLEERALYAYQSSTVVRRLAALVDGMVQLLGGRAIYMSSAIIQPWLDLNAARAHVANDPGNRAADVVMTQLGEPPAFTFM; this is encoded by the coding sequence ATGGCCACCGCCCTGAATCAAGCCGGCGAATCCGCCGTGCCCGCCGCCGAGGAGCTGATCGAACGCGCGCGCGCGATGATCCCGACGCTGAAGGCCCGGGCGCGCCAGACGACGCTGGACGGCAATGTCCCGGCGGAGACCGTGGCCGAGATGAAGGAAGCGGGCTTCTTCCGCATCCTGCAGCCCAAGCGCTGGGGCGGCTATGAAATGCACCCCAATGTCTTCTTCGCGGTGCAGAAAGCGCTTGCCGAAGGCTGCATGTCGACCGGCTGGATTTATGGCGTGCTCGGCTGCCACCCCTATGAACTCGCGCTGTTCCACGACGAAGCGCAGCGCGACGTCTGGGGTGACAACGATGGCGAGATGCTCGTCTCCTCGACCTATCAGCCGGTGGGCAAGGTCGAGAAGGTCGAGGGCGGCTTCTACCTTTCGGGACGCTGGGGCTTCTCCTCGGGATCGACGCATTGCGGCTGGGTGCTGCTCGGCGCGATCAATTTCGACACCGACGGCGGTCCGCCCGACATGCGCACCTTCCTGCTTCCGCGCGGCGACTATCAGGTCATCGAGGGGACGTGGGATGTGTTCGGGCTCCAGGGCACCGGCAGCTTCGACATCCTCGTCGAGCGCGTCTTCGTTCCGGAGCATCGCACCCACCGCGCGGCCGATGGCTTCGCTTGCGCGAATCCCGGCCAGACCGAGAATGATGGCTCGCTCTATCGCCTGCCTTGGGCGCAGGTCTTCGTGCGCTCGGTGTCCACCGCGGCGTTCGGCGGCGCCCGCGCCGCGGTGAACGCCGCGATGGAGATCATGCAGAGCCGCGTCTCGACCAACACCGGCAAGGCGTCGAAGGCCGACCCGCTGCTCCACGGCGCGATCGCCAAGGCCCATGCGCAGATCCTCGAAATGGAACTGACCCATCAGGCGACCTTCGACACGCTGATGACTAAATCCGAAAAGGGCGAGCCGATCACGCTCGAGGAACGCGCACTCTATGCCTATCAGTCCTCGACCGTCGTGCGGCGGCTCGCCGCGCTGGTCGACGGCATGGTCCAGCTTCTCGGCGGCCGCGCCATCTATATGTCGAGCGCAATCATCCAGCCGTGGCTCGATCTCAACGCGGCGCGCGCGCACGTCGCGAACGATCCGGGCAACCGCGCCGCCGACGTCGTGATGACGCAGCTCGGCGAGCCGCCGGCCTTCACCTTCATGTAA